Within the Gloeobacter kilaueensis JS1 genome, the region TCCTTGAGCTTCTGTGCGAGAGCTTCGGCCCACTGTTCAGCTTCTCTAGCGCGTTGCTCTGCCAGTTCGGCTCGTTCCGGATCAGAAGGAATCCACCGCCCTTCACTGTCGTACCACCGCAACCACTGCCGCTCCCAGTCGGCAAACCTTCCCCTCCACATTCCCAGACCGATCTGCAGTTCCTCTATCCACAGACGACTCTCGGACTGCTCTCTATAAAGCCCCGCTTCCAGACGAAATATCTGCAGCATGTCGTCTACCCGGTTGAAGAGCACGTAGTAGGGCACCTGCAATAGCTGCTCGTACACTTCCCACTTCGAGGGCGGTTGCTGGCCGCGCAGCGTCAGCCCCTGGTCTTCTTCGATCGTGTTGGGGGAAAGCAGTTCGACGACGACGAGGGGCGAGCGCCCTTCCTGCCAGCGCACATAGCTGAGCCTGCCGCCCTCGACGAAGCGGGGGACACTCACCACTGCAAACCAGTCCGGGCGCTTGTAGTACTTGGGATTGTTCGGATCGTAGTAGATATTCAAATCGGCGGCGGTAAGCACCTGCTCGATGGGCACAGTTGGGGGCATGAAGGTTTGAGTGAGCAGTTGGGGCTGCCAGTCGTGGAACTGGTCGGGCAAACCAGGTTCCTTGGGGTTCTCGCTTGGTAAATCGTACATCGTGGGCAAAAGCGGGTTTGCCAGCGGCAGCGGGGATCCTGGCTTGAAGGCATTCATCGCTTCACCAAGAAGCTTGTTGGCCTTCAGTTTATCTTTTTGAACACCTGACTACAGCGCTGAGGCCAGCCCTGGCTGGAACTGGGCGGACAGGAGCGAGTCGCGAACTCAGCACAGATCGGGGGTAAAGCAAAAAGCTGGGTGCTCCTGCTCATCGACGGGGTTTTCTGTGATCGCGTAGCATTTGGTGATGGGAAGCTCTGTCATCACCGATGCGCGAACTGTTTGCTGCGATTGAGCCCTACGACCAGGGGTTTTTGAAGGTTTCAGGACTTCATACGATCTACTACCAGCAGTCGGGCAACCCCAACGGCAGGCCAGTGGTCTTTCTGCACGGCGGACCAGGGGGCGGCATCGACCCCAGCTACCGCCAGTACTTCGATCCGCAGAAGTGGCGGGTAGTGCTCTTCGACCAGCGCGGCTGCGGACGGAGCACGCCCCACGCCGAGTTGCGCGAGAACACCACCTGGGATCTGGTGAACGACATCGAAAAGTTGCGCACCCACCTGGGGATCGAGAGCTGGGTAGTCTTTGGCGGCAGCTGGGGGAGCACCCTCTCGCTCGCCTACAGCCAGAGCTACCCGCAGGTGTGCAAGGGGCTTATTTTGCGGGGCATTTTTTTACTCAGGCAGTGGGAGCTGCTCTGGTTCTACCAGCAGGGAGCGAGCCGCATCTTTCCGGACGCCTGGGAAGAATTTGTAGCCCCGATTCCACCCGCCGAGCGGCACGACATGATCGGAGCGTACTACCGGCGGCTCACCAGCGACGATACCCAGGTGAGTACCGAGGCCGCCCGCGCCTGGTCACTGTGGGAGGCAGCCACCAGTAAACTGCTGCCGAACCCGGATCTGATTCGCCGCTTCGGTGAGGTGAAGTTCTCGACAGCTTTTGCCCGCATCGAGTGCCACTACTTCGTCAACAAGGGCTTTCTCGACTACGAGGAACAGTTGCTTAAAAACGTCGAGATCATCCGTCACCTGCCGGCGGCAATCGTCCAGGGCCGCTACGATATCGTCTGCCCGATGGAGACGGCCTGGGAACTCTCCCGCGCCTGGCCGGAGGCAGAATTTGTGATCGTCGATGACGCCGGGCACTCGATGAGCGAACCGGGTATCCGCTCAGCGCTCATCGACGCAACCGAGGCGTTTGCGAAACTGTGAACGCGGCGGTGCGCGGCCAGCCCCTGGCGATGACGCTCCTGGAGCGCGCTCTTGCCACTGGCCGGATTGCCCCGGCGTATCTATTCAGTGGGCCGCAGGGCGTCGGTCGGGCTCTTGCCGCCCGCGCCTTTGCCGCTGCCCTGCTTGAAAGTCCGGTGGGCCGGATCGAGCGGGGCAATCACCCGGACCTGCTCTGGATGGAGCCGACTTACAAAAAAGGCGATCGCCTACTCACCCGCGCTGAGGCGATAGCCGACGGTGCGCTGCCGCGCAGTCTGCCGCAGGTGCGCCTGGAGCAAATTCGGGCGATCACGATTTTTCTGGGCCGACCGCCGGTAGAAAGAACCCGGCAGGTGATCGTCATCGACGGAGCGGAGGCAATGGGCGAGGCAGCGGCAAATGCGCTCTTAAAGACGCTCGAAGAACCGGGGGCAGGCGTGTTCGTCCTGATCGCCCAGAGTGGTGCCCGATTGCTGCCCACCGTCCGCTCGCGCTGCCAGAAGATTCCTTTTTATTGCCTGGGGGCAGATCTGGTGGCGGAGATTCTGGCGGCTCACCGGGCAACCGTCAGCGCCGAAGTGCTGGCGATGGCCCAGGGCAGCCCCGGACGCGCCCTCGAACTGGTGGCCTGGCTGGAATCGGTTCCGGCGGAATTGCTCGCTGAGGTGCGCCAGTGGGCAAAGCAACCTGTCGATCTGCGCACCGCCCTCGGCCTCGCCCGGCGCATCGATGGCCAGCTTGCCCTCGAAGTGCAGATTCCGCTGGTCGATTATCTTGAACACCTGGTCTGGAACAGTGGGAGCTTCGACAGCACCGCCCGCCTCGAACAACTGGAGGCGCTGCGCGGCCAGCTTACCGGCTACGTCTCGCCGCGTCTGGCCTGGGAAGTTGCCCTGGCCGGTCTCAAGCGTTGAACGGGCAATTGTCCGGGAGAAAGCTATCGATTCTATCTGCCGGTAGATATCCGGTTGCGCCCCACACCTTAGATTGATGAGTAGCAGAATCCTCGTTCATCCAGCTTGGTGATTCTGCCCAGGGGAAGCAATGGTCACTGAAAAGAAACTTTCTAAACCGTCCGAATCAGAGAGCAAGCCTCTTGCAGGTTCACCCAAAAAACGCAAGACAGCCAAGCTCCGCTTTCAACTGCTCGCTCCTTACAACGAAAAAGCGAGCTTGGTCGGCTCATTTTCTAACTGGGAACCGATCGAGATGAAGCGGGGCAAGAAAGGCTTTTTCTACATCGATGTGGCCCTTCCTGACGGCGAATACGAATACAAGTTCCAGACAGTATCCAAGAGTTTCTTCGCCGAAGGCCAGACGGTGACCTTTGCGGACCCCTACGCCCGCCAGGTGGACGAAAAGAACCGCGAGAACGGCATCATCCGTATCAAAAATGGCGAGCGGATCACCGACGAATACACCTGGAAGCACGACGATGTGCCCCTGACAGCGGACGACCGGTTGATTATCTACGAGATGCACGTCAGCGCCTTTGGCGGCAACGGCTACCAGGAGGCGATTGGCAGGCTCGATTATCTGGTCGATCTGGGCGTCAACTGCGTACAGCTGATGCCGGTCACCGAGTATCCGGGCGAGCACTACTGGGGCTACAATCCGCGCTATGCCTTTGCTCCCGAGTCCTCCTACGGCAAACCGGAAGATCTCAAGGCGTTTATCGACGCGTGCCACGCTCGCGGCATCCGGGTAATTCTCGACATCGTCCTCAACCACTCCGAATCGGAGAGCCCCCTTACCCGCATCGACTTTACCTACTGGTTCTACCAGCCCGGCACCGAGCCGGACGAGCCGGGCAACGTCTGGGGACCGAAGTACAACCTCGAATTTTACGACAAAAAGTTCAAGCGCAACCCGGCCCGCGAATTTCTCTACGAACTGGTCGAATACTGGGTGCGGGAGTACCACATCGACGGCTACCGCATCGACGCGGCCCGGCAGATCAAGTACTTCGACTTTTTAGCCGAAGTGGCGCGGCGCTCCAAAGAAACCGCCGGGGTCAAGCCGTTTTATATCGTCGCCGAGCACATCCCCGAAAACCCGGCGATTACCGGCGCGGACGGCCCGGCGGACGGTGCCTACCACGAGACCTACTACTGGATGATCGACGATCTGATGGTGCGGAACATGTTCAGCACCGACCAGATCATCGACTCGATCAACCCCCTGCACCACGGCTATCCGGGACCGAGCAACGCCGTCAACTTTTACGAAAACCACGACAAGCCGCGCCTGTTACAGCGGTTGCGCGACGCTGGGATCAACGAAGAAGGCAGCTTCAAGCGCCTCGAATGTGCGGCGGCGCTGCTGATGACCTCGGTGGGCCTCCCGATGCTCTACCAGGGCCAGGCGATGGCCCAGGCGTATCCCCAGGACGAGCAGGTCCACCCGGTCGAGTGGGAGCTGCTGGAGCAGCAGCGCCACCAGGCTCTGCACGAGCGCTACAAGGGCCTCATCGCCCTGCGGCGCGAAAACCACGCCCTCTGGACCAACCACATCGACTTTTTCCACATCGACGAAGAAGCGCGGGTGCTCGCCTACGTGCGCTACAACGACGAGGGGGCGCGGGTGGCAGTCGTCGCCCACCTCGGAGACGGCTTCCTCGGCAACTACCAGGTGCCCTGCTTTCCGGTGGATGGCCACTGGCACGAGTGGACGCGCAACTACGCTGTCGAGGTCGATGGCGGCATCCTCAACGTCGAGCTGAGCGACTGGGACGTGCATGTCTTCCGCTTCGAGGGCCAGGGCTAGAGTAACGGCAGCTAAAGGTGGGTAAGGATGCGGAGGAGTGAGCATGTCACTGCGGGAGCGGATCGAGCAGATGCCCAAGGCCGAATTGCACGTTCACCTCGAAGGGGCCACCGACGCTCTGACCGTCTGGCAGATGGCCGGGCGCAATGGGGTTGCTCTGCCGGCCCGCTCCCTTGAGGAGTGGCGCGAGTTCTATCGCTTTCGCAGCTTTGGACACTTTATCGAGGTCTACAGGACGGCAGCCGGGACGATGCAGACGCTGGCGGACTGGGCACTGATGGTCGAACGGTTTTTAGACGAGCAGGCGCGGCAGAACATCCGCTACAGCGAGGTTTTCATTTCCTGCTCGTTTCAAGCTGACAAACTGCCGATCGACCAATGGCTGCACACCCTGGAGGCAGCGGCTGCCGCCGGTGAAAAAAAACACGGTATCCGGATGCGCCTGATCGCCGACATTGCCCGTGAGCTACCCCAGACCGCTTCCTGGGTGCTGGAATTCGCCTCCAAAGGAAAGCAAACTGGCCTCGTCGTCGGCCTCGGGTTGGGCGGGCCGGAGGGGGGTCATCCCCCCGAGCGCTTTGCCAAAGTGTACGCCGAGGCGCGACGGCGAGGATTACGCGTGGTTGCCCATGCCGGGGAGACAGTCGGCCCAGAAAGTATCCGTGGAGCGCTCAGCGCCCTGGCAGTCGAGCGCGTCGGGCACGCAATCCGTTGCCTGGAAGATCCGCAGTTGATGGACCAATTGCGAGCAGAGCAGATTCCTCTAGAAGTGTGCCCGACCAGCAACTATCGGCTGGGGGTAGTGGACGCCGGTACTGCCCATCCCCTGCGTCAGATGGTGGACGCTGGCCTGTACTGCACGCTCAATTCCGACGATCCAGCCATGTTTGGAACCGATCTCACCTCGGAGTACCTGCTCCTCGCAGAGCAGGGTTTTAGCTGGGAAGAACTCTGGCAGCTCAACTGCAACACACTGCAGGCCACTTTTTTGGACGCGTCGGAGAAGAACATTCTCAAAAAACAGTGGGACGGCTTTGGAGGCTGGGTGGAGACCAGCCCCCAGAGACTTCAGGACGACAATTAGCTAGCCTCTACGCCCAGGTGCCGTCTTGCTGGAGGGTGTAAGCCTTGCGCACCGCCTCCCAGGCAGCGGCGTCCGCCTGCTCGTCGCTGCCAGAAGCGCTATGGTCGGCGTTGTAGGCGTCGATGTAGGTCTTTTGGGCCGCCGGGGAGAGGTGCTCGCGCACGTGGGGAGCAAGTTCTTCGGGGCCACTGAAGCTGCCGGGTTTTTCGCGGGGCAGGGTCTGATCGGCGACGGTAATCTCCTCGCCCCCTGCCTCGCGCAGGATGCTCTCGATCTGGTCGATCTGGGCTGCGTACCCTTCGGCGACGACGACGAATTCGCCCGCCTCAAGGCGCGTCTGGTAGGTATTGATCTTGTCCTGGCTCATGCCGATCGTGGCGAGCACCGAGGCAAGTCCACCGCCCGCAGAACCGGCAATCGCACCCCCGGCGGCCCCAAGCAACGCCGCCCCGATCGGTCCTGCTGCCACCACCGCCCCGACAAAGGGCACAAACAGCACGCCGATACCGGTGAGAAGCGAGAGGGCCGAACCAAATAGCGCCCCGTAGATCGCCCCGTTGACCAGGCCGCCGCGAATCACATCGCCACGGGTGAGAAAACCGGAGACGCGGGTATTGCTTTGAAAGTTGCGTCCGACAATCGAGATGTCCTTGCGGTCGATGCCGCTATCGAGCAGGCGACGAACGGCCTGATCGACCTGTTGCTGGTCTTTGAAGACGGCGGTCACGGCCTTTTCGACTTCACCGGTGTAGACCGGTTTCTGCGACTCCAGACTCTGTACCATGCGCTGTATTCTCCCTCCCATAGGTGCCGATGCCGCGAGCGGGCAGGGGCACTGACGCCCATCAGCCTAGCAAGTCTCCATTTTGATGGTTCTATCAGACGACAGAACCAGCGGTCCTTCCAGGCTGTTCTTCGAGCGGAGTAGACAGATATCCTGGGTCTGCCCCGTCTCCAGGACCGTTGCCCGTGGCTATTCCCCATCGCCTGCTGTGCGTGCTTTCGCTGCTCATCGGCCTGTATCTCGCTCCGGTGGCAGCGGCAAGGCCGACGGTCCATCGGGCGGGCGAACCGCCCACGTCGGACCCTGGCGGCATCCGGGTCGGATCGCTGCAACTGCTGCCCTGCCGGGACGCCCCGGCCTACTGCGGCAACCTTGTACGGCCCCTCGATTCGGCAGCTCAGGTAGCGGGCACCATCGCCATTCACTTCGAGTACTACCCCCGGCGGCAGAGGTCAGAGCCTGCCCTCGGAACGATCGTGGCGGTGGAGGGCGGACCTGGCTATCCTTCGACCGGCAGCCGGGGCGGCTATCTTGGCCTTTTTGGGCCATTGCTCGACCACCGCGACCTGCTGCTGGTCGATAATCGCGGCACCGGCCATTCGCAGGTGATCGACTGCGAACCGCTGCAGACCCAGGATGTGCAGACGCAAAAGAATCTGGCACTGTGCGGCGCATCGCTGGGCCAGACTTCGGACCTCTATGGCAGCGGAGCGGCAGCCGACGATCTAGCAGCGGTGCTCGACGCTCTCGCTGTCGGGACGATCGACCTGTACGGCGATTCCTACGGCACCTTCTTCAGCCAGACCTTCGCCGCCCGTCACCCCGATCGGCTGCGCTCCGTCGTGCTCGATAGCGCCTACCCGGTCATCGGCGAATCGCCCTGGTACGTCGAGGACGCCCCGGCGATGCGCAACGCCTTCAACGTCGTCTGTCAGCGCTCGCCCCACTGTGCAGCGCTGGGCGGCAGTTCGATCGCCCGGATCGAGCGGCTATTAGATGCGATTCGCCTCGCCCCGATCGCCGGTACGGCTTTTGACGGCGACGGCCAGTTGCGGCACGTCCAGGTCGATCCGGGCAGTCTCGCCTACTTGATGTTCGCCAACGCCACCAGCCGGGTCGTCTACCGCGAACTCGACGCTGCTGCCCGCGCCTACCTCGATCGCAACGACAGCGCTCCCATCCTGCGACTGGTGGCGGAGAACCGGCTGGTGGGCGACGCGCGCGATCCGTCCGCCGAGGCGCGCTACTACAGCCGGGGGCTTTTTGCGGCGGTGAGCTGCAGCGACTACCCGCAGCTCTACGATATGACCGCGCCGCCATCGGTGCGCCACCAGCAGCGCGATGCGGCCTTTGCCCTCCAGCAGCAGAGCGATCCAACGGTGTACGCGCCGTTTACGATCCGCGAATTCAACCGCCAGCCCCTCGACTACAGCGTGCTGGATCTGTGCTTGAACTGGCCGGTGCCCTCCGAAGCCCACCCGCCCGCCCAACCGGTGCCGCCGGGAGCCCGCTTCACCCCGGCCCCGGTGCTCGAACTGTCGGGCGAACTCGACTCGCTCACCGCTCCGGCGGATGGGCTGGCGGCGGCGAACCTGTTTGAGAATGGTCAGCAGGTACTGGTGGCCAACAGCTTTCATGTGACGGCGGTGGGCGATCTGGACAATTGCGCTTCAAAGCTCGTGCGCAACTTTGTCGCCAACCTCGATCCGGGCGATACCAGTTGCGCTGCTCAAATCGCCGAGGTGCGGACGGTCCCTGATTTTGTAACTGCCGTCGCCCAGGTGCAACCGGCAAGCGCCCTGCCGGGCAACCGGGCAACTGCAGCGGACCGGCGCATCGCCGCTGCCGCCGTCCTTGCTGCCGGAGATGCCTTCAGCCGCTGGTGGGTCAATTTGAGCGGTTCCGGGGTGGGCCTGCGGGGCGGCAGCTTTCGCTACGGGCTCGCCCAGCGCCATCTCTATCGCTTCTGGCTCGACAACCTGCGCTGGGTAGACGATGAAGCGGTCTCGGGCAGCCTCGACTGGAACTTTGCCACCGGCCAGATCACGGCCCACCTGAGCGTACTGACTCCAGCAGGCGCGTCCGGTACGATCGATGTTTCCTGGCAGGACCGCCAACCCCAGGCCCAGGCCAGCCTGAGCGGTACGATCGCCGGTCGAACACTGCAGGCGACGATGCCCGCGCCTTGAGGAGGAAATTCCTGTGCAACTGGTGCAGTCGCTGCTGTATTTTTTGCTGGCGGGTCTATGCGAGATCGGCGGCGGCTACCTGGTCTGGCAGTGGCTGCGGGAGGGCCGGCCCTTCTGGTGGGGAGTAATCGGAGCGCTGGTGCTGGTGTTCTACGGCGTCGTGCCGACCCTGCAGCCGGTATCAGCTGGTTTTGGCCGGGTGTACGCTGCCTACGGCGGTGTGTTTATTTTTTTGAGCCTGCTTTGGGGCTGGCAGATTGATAAGAACCCCCCCGACCGCTACGACCTCATCGGCGCGGCGATCGCCCTGGCGGGGGCGGGGGTGATCATCTACTGGCCACGGGGCTAAGTCCGGCCCGCCAGGTGCCATGAAAGCCGTGGGGGATGACCGCAGGCAGAGCGAGGCGACAGACGGGCGGCGCGTCCAGGGCCGCCGCGTCAAAGATCCAGACTTCGCTTGCGTCAGCTTGGGCGTCGTAGATCACCGTGAGCACCCAGCCCTGGTCAGGTTGCTGGGCATCTGCCGCGTAAATCGGTTCAGAAGGGTAGCGGTGTTCTCCCAGATCGGCCTCGGTGAGCTGGCCTGTGGCGTAATCGAAGCGACCAATCGACCGAAAGTGCTCGCTGCCGATGTCGCTCTCCCGGCGCAGCAAGTTCAAGTAAAGACAGCGGGCGGACCTGCCGGTAGCGGTCGGATCGAGCGTCGGAAACTCGCAGCTGCGATCGACGAGCACTTCGCTCTCCAGCAGGCGGCCTGTGGCCACTTCGAGGCGCAGCCGCCAGAGCGCAGCGGGAGAAGCGGTGTGGGTCGAGCCGGTGGCAAATTCTTGCAAGAAGCGGTTCGAGCGAAAGTCCTCGTAGCGGCACAGATCGACCACCAGTTCTCCGGTTTTGCCGACAAAACCGTTGGCAAAGTGCCACTGAAAAAAGGGCGGCAGTTGGGAACGGCTCACCAGTTTGAGACTCCGGCGATCGACGATGTAGAGGCCCGTGCCTTTTTCGGGCTGCCATTCCATTGCTGCGCTGTAGCTCGCGAGACCCAGCACCACCGGCAATGGATTGATGCGCACCGGCGGCACGCAGAAGACCAGATAATCTCCCGCCAGGGCAAAGTCGTGAACAAGGGGAATGCCTTCTAAGGCGATGCTCGCCCTTTGCCGGACCCGGCCCCTCGCGTCGCTTTTATACAGGTGGAGGGTAGAGTTGAGGCCCAGGCCAACGCCAAAGTTAAAAATCTCTCCGGTGTCCGGGTCGCACTTGGGATGGGCCGAGTACGGGTCGGATTTCAGTGCGCCCAGGTCATCGAGGCCGTGGGTTTCGAGGGTGTCCAGATCCAGGCTGTGGGGGAGGCCGGCTTCCCAGAGGGCGAGCAGGCGGTCGGGTAGGGCGAGGACGCTCGTATTGGCGGCATTTTTGAACGGCTTGCCCCAGCGCTCCCAGATTGCTCCGGGGGCAGTCATGCCGTAGTTGCCAAAGAGGTAGCGGCCCGCTTTTTCTTCCTGCCGGTAGCCCGCCGTCTGGACGTAGCGGTAGGTGGCCTGGGCGGTACCTGCGGCAAAGTGAACAGCAAGAATCGCCCCGTCGCCGTCGAACCAGTGCCCGACGCGCTCGCCGCCCCGCCCGAGGCGGCTCGGCCCGTTGCGGTAGAGCGAGCCGCGCAGGCCCGTGGGCAACTTGCCTGCGACAATTTCAAGCGGGGTGAGGGCAAACTCCTGCCCCGGTCGGGCGATCGCCCCCGCCCAGGGCCGCTGTTCGAGCTGCTTGACAGCCATTTTTCTTTCTCGTCTGACTCGATACATCGATCTTGCACTGCTATGGCGCGAAGACAAGCAAACCTGCCTGGCCAAAGCCTGCGTTAGCCTGGAGGATATGGAGAACCTGCGCATCAAACCGGCCCTGGTGACGGCGATCCGGACCGGATCGATCGCCGAGCAGCTCGGTTTTGAACCGGGCGATCGGCTGGTGGCGATCAACGGCACGCCACCTAGAGATCTGATCGACTACCAGTTTCTGTGCGCCGAAGAAAATCTCGCCCTCACCGTGCTCGATGGTGCCGGTCAGACCCACCAGCTTGAGATCGAAAAGGACACAGACGAAGATCTGGGCCTCGAATTTGCCACCGCCCTCTTCGACGGGCTCATCCAGTGCAACAACGCCTGTCCTTTTTGTTTTATCGACCAGCAGCCGGATTTTTTGCGCGACACGCTGCACCTCAAGGACGACGACTACCGCCTGAGCTTTCTGTACGGCTCCTACCTGACGCTCACCAACCTGCCGCCCGCCGAATGGGAGCGCATCGCCCGGCTGCGCCTCTCGCCGCTATTTGTCTCCGTCCATGCGACCGAGCCGGAACTGCGCGCCCGCCTGCTTAAAAATCCCCGCGCCGCCCAGATTCTCAAGCAGCTCGAATGGTTCAAAAAGCAGCGGCTGCAGATCCATGCCCAGGTGGTGCTCTGTCCTGGCCTCAACGACGGTGAACACCTGGAGCGGACGATTCTGGATCTGGCCAGTTTTTCGCCGACGGTGCTCTCCGCCGCCGTCGTGCCGGTGGGCCTCACCCGCTTTCGCCCTGGGTTAGACGAGCTGAGGGCGGTTACGCCGGAGTGTGCTCAACAGGTGATCCGCCAGGTACACAAACTGCAGCGCCGCCTGCAGCGCGAGCTGGACACCCGCTTTGTCTGGCTGGCGGACGAGTGGTATCTGCTTGCAAAAGAAGCGATCCCGGCAGCTCGCCACTACGAGGGCTATCCGCAGCTCGCCAACGGCGTCGGGGCGCTGCGCCGCTTTCTCGACGAATTTCAGCGCCACACCCGCCACCTGCCCGCCGCATTGCCGGCTCCCCGGCGCTACAGCTGGGTGGTGGGCACCGCCGTCGAGGGCTGCTTTGCGCCGATCGTCGAACGCCTCAATCAAATCGCCGGACTTGAACTCAGATTGCTGGCGGTGCCAAGCCAGTTCTGGGGCCAGCAGATCACCGTCACCGGCCTGCTTACCGGCAGCGATCTGCTCGCTGCTCTCACAGAGCAAGACCTGGGGGACGCGCTTATCCTGCCTGGCCTGATGCTCAAGGAGGGCCAAGTGTTTTTAGACGATCTGAGCGTGGAAACATTGTCGGAGCGCCTCGGCGTACCGGTGCGCGTCGTCAATGGTGGAGCCACAGCTCTGCTGGCTGCCCTCGACGTTCTTCGCCACTGATCTCGAAGCGAGCAAACTGTTAAAAATGGAACGTCTCAGATTTTCTAGATCGCTTCAGAAGTGCGGCTTTGAATTTTGACGACCGTCAGCGTCTGCATATCGCTGCGGCCCCGGCGCGCCCAATCGACGTTGAGAACGGCGTAAGTGTCTTTTTCAGTTGAGAAAGTAGCGCCGACCGTGAGCGGTTCTACTTGCCGGTGCGTGCCAATCAGCCGCTGGCGGGCATCGACAATCACGTATTCCATCAGTCCCTCTTTGTTATTAAAGGCATTTACCCGAACCACAATCGCTTGCAGCACGGTCGGTTACTTGAGTCCCAATCTTTATAGCACTGTAAGGAACTGCACCCTTGAATATTTGCAAAATATTTCACACTCAAAACTCGAACCTCCGTCCAGCCCGGCCAGAGGGACAGATGTCCCTAGAGGTTGGGCAGTCCGTTCTGTAACCAGCGGGCGAACCCAACCGGATCGCTGTCCATGGGCAGGTGTCGGCAGGGCAGAAGGGTGAGCCCGGCGTCGGGCAAGCTGTCGCGCAACGTTCGCAGGGCCGAGGGCGGAGCGATGGGATCCCAGAGACCCCCGGCAATCTCGGTGCGGACGCGCAACTGCTGCCAGTCCGGCGGCTGCCAATCGCGCAGCGAGCACCAGGTGCGCCGGATCACCGCCGGCGCAATCCGAGCGGCTGTCGCCGCACGCGGAAAGGAAGCGATCAGGGGCACCAGCCAGCCGCGCTGGGCGTAGAGCAATTCCAGCGGTTGCCCGACAAACCACTCGTAGAACTGAGAGGTAACGGGCGGAATATCCACAGCCGGGCAGACCAACAGCAGCCGCGAGAGCGGTGCAATCTGGCGCAGGGCCAGCTCGATCGCGACATTGGCTCCCAGCGAATGGCCGAGGAGAACCAGGGGCCGGTACTCAGCCAGCAACGGCGCAAGATGGTCGGCACAGGCGGCTACCGAACTGTCGGCGTCGGCCTGGGCCTCCAGCGCGTGACCGGGCAGATCGACGGCAATCACCCGCCAACCGCGCTCCTCCAGCCAGCGGCCCCAGTCCTGCCAGTTGGCAGCACAGTCGGCGGTGCCGTGGATTAAGGCAATCGTCTTCACATTCGTCCGATTCGCTCTTTAACAATCATCGTTCACCTGTCCGGCGGCTGGTTCTTTTGGCTCGGCTGTCGCTTTGCTGTACTACAGTGAAGGTGCCCTCAGCGATGTCGTCGATGAAATTTCAGGCGCTGCTTGTCAGTGCGCTGTGCGCTTTTTTGGTATCCGGCTGTGTGTCCTACCGGCTCGGTGTCGCTTTTGATTGGTGGGGAGGAGGCTCAGTCGAGCAGTTGCTGACGATCGACTCTACTTTGCTGCAGGCGGGGGGCACCCAGGCCGAACAACTGATAGCCGGGCTCAGGCGACGCACAGCCGAGTTGGGCGGCACGAGCGAGCGCAGCGGCGATCAGTTGCGCCTGACGATCCCATTTACAAGCGGCGACGACCTCGAACAAAAGCTCAACCGCTTCCTCGGTCAGCCCCTCCAGACAAAAAGCCCAAGCGTAGCGCTGCCGGCTCCGACTACCTCCGCCCTCAAACAGACTC harbors:
- a CDS encoding Uma2 family endonuclease, with amino-acid sequence MNAFKPGSPLPLANPLLPTMYDLPSENPKEPGLPDQFHDWQPQLLTQTFMPPTVPIEQVLTAADLNIYYDPNNPKYYKRPDWFAVVSVPRFVEGGRLSYVRWQEGRSPLVVVELLSPNTIEEDQGLTLRGQQPPSKWEVYEQLLQVPYYVLFNRVDDMLQIFRLEAGLYREQSESRLWIEELQIGLGMWRGRFADWERQWLRWYDSEGRWIPSDPERAELAEQRAREAEQWAEALAQKLKEAGIDPDSL
- a CDS encoding ChaB family protein, with protein sequence MVQSLESQKPVYTGEVEKAVTAVFKDQQQVDQAVRRLLDSGIDRKDISIVGRNFQSNTRVSGFLTRGDVIRGGLVNGAIYGALFGSALSLLTGIGVLFVPFVGAVVAAGPIGAALLGAAGGAIAGSAGGGLASVLATIGMSQDKINTYQTRLEAGEFVVVAEGYAAQIDQIESILREAGGEEITVADQTLPREKPGSFSGPEELAPHVREHLSPAAQKTYIDAYNADHSASGSDEQADAAAWEAVRKAYTLQQDGTWA
- the pip gene encoding prolyl aminopeptidase, giving the protein MRELFAAIEPYDQGFLKVSGLHTIYYQQSGNPNGRPVVFLHGGPGGGIDPSYRQYFDPQKWRVVLFDQRGCGRSTPHAELRENTTWDLVNDIEKLRTHLGIESWVVFGGSWGSTLSLAYSQSYPQVCKGLILRGIFLLRQWELLWFYQQGASRIFPDAWEEFVAPIPPAERHDMIGAYYRRLTSDDTQVSTEAARAWSLWEAATSKLLPNPDLIRRFGEVKFSTAFARIECHYFVNKGFLDYEEQLLKNVEIIRHLPAAIVQGRYDIVCPMETAWELSRAWPEAEFVIVDDAGHSMSEPGIRSALIDATEAFAKL
- a CDS encoding DNA polymerase III subunit delta' (catalyzes the DNA-template-directed extension of the 3'-end of a DNA strand; the delta' subunit seems to interact with the gamma subunit to transfer the beta subunit on the DNA), which codes for MNAAVRGQPLAMTLLERALATGRIAPAYLFSGPQGVGRALAARAFAAALLESPVGRIERGNHPDLLWMEPTYKKGDRLLTRAEAIADGALPRSLPQVRLEQIRAITIFLGRPPVERTRQVIVIDGAEAMGEAAANALLKTLEEPGAGVFVLIAQSGARLLPTVRSRCQKIPFYCLGADLVAEILAAHRATVSAEVLAMAQGSPGRALELVAWLESVPAELLAEVRQWAKQPVDLRTALGLARRIDGQLALEVQIPLVDYLEHLVWNSGSFDSTARLEQLEALRGQLTGYVSPRLAWEVALAGLKR
- a CDS encoding alpha-amylase family glycosyl hydrolase, producing the protein MVTEKKLSKPSESESKPLAGSPKKRKTAKLRFQLLAPYNEKASLVGSFSNWEPIEMKRGKKGFFYIDVALPDGEYEYKFQTVSKSFFAEGQTVTFADPYARQVDEKNRENGIIRIKNGERITDEYTWKHDDVPLTADDRLIIYEMHVSAFGGNGYQEAIGRLDYLVDLGVNCVQLMPVTEYPGEHYWGYNPRYAFAPESSYGKPEDLKAFIDACHARGIRVILDIVLNHSESESPLTRIDFTYWFYQPGTEPDEPGNVWGPKYNLEFYDKKFKRNPAREFLYELVEYWVREYHIDGYRIDAARQIKYFDFLAEVARRSKETAGVKPFYIVAEHIPENPAITGADGPADGAYHETYYWMIDDLMVRNMFSTDQIIDSINPLHHGYPGPSNAVNFYENHDKPRLLQRLRDAGINEEGSFKRLECAAALLMTSVGLPMLYQGQAMAQAYPQDEQVHPVEWELLEQQRHQALHERYKGLIALRRENHALWTNHIDFFHIDEEARVLAYVRYNDEGARVAVVAHLGDGFLGNYQVPCFPVDGHWHEWTRNYAVEVDGGILNVELSDWDVHVFRFEGQG
- the add gene encoding adenosine deaminase, which codes for MSLRERIEQMPKAELHVHLEGATDALTVWQMAGRNGVALPARSLEEWREFYRFRSFGHFIEVYRTAAGTMQTLADWALMVERFLDEQARQNIRYSEVFISCSFQADKLPIDQWLHTLEAAAAAGEKKHGIRMRLIADIARELPQTASWVLEFASKGKQTGLVVGLGLGGPEGGHPPERFAKVYAEARRRGLRVVAHAGETVGPESIRGALSALAVERVGHAIRCLEDPQLMDQLRAEQIPLEVCPTSNYRLGVVDAGTAHPLRQMVDAGLYCTLNSDDPAMFGTDLTSEYLLLAEQGFSWEELWQLNCNTLQATFLDASEKNILKKQWDGFGGWVETSPQRLQDDN